From a region of the Actinomadura luzonensis genome:
- a CDS encoding ABC transporter permease: MTAPAPRIRLARFRDLTLVPVIVLLLVVGAFLDPTFLTPGNLTNVLQQQAAISLLVLAEAMILIAGKFDLSLESTVGTAPAIAVMLVIPASAGGFGLGLPGALVIPLALLIGAAIGAFNGFLIIRFQLSAFIVTLAMLIIVHGFLQGPTEGKTLFQLPDSILYLGSALWLGLPAAIWIAGVLFAAGIFGLAYLRLGRSLYAIGGNVDAARAAGIRVDRVLYGVFILGGVLAALAGVLETGRLGAIGNGMGVGWIFMVFAAAVIGGVSMDGGKGTILGALTGVLVIGLVQNILTLIGVSGFWQPVIYGAIILVALMISRIAGGKAQD, from the coding sequence TTGACCGCACCCGCCCCGCGGATCCGGCTGGCCAGGTTCCGCGACCTGACGCTCGTGCCGGTGATCGTGCTCCTGCTCGTCGTGGGCGCGTTCCTGGACCCGACCTTCCTGACGCCGGGCAACCTCACGAACGTGCTCCAGCAGCAGGCGGCCATCTCGCTCCTCGTGCTGGCCGAGGCCATGATCCTGATCGCCGGGAAGTTCGACCTGTCGCTGGAGTCCACGGTCGGCACCGCGCCCGCGATCGCGGTGATGCTGGTGATCCCGGCCTCGGCGGGCGGGTTCGGCCTCGGGCTGCCCGGCGCGCTGGTGATCCCGCTCGCGCTGCTGATCGGGGCCGCCATCGGGGCCTTCAACGGGTTCCTGATCATCAGGTTCCAGCTTTCGGCGTTCATCGTGACGCTGGCCATGCTGATCATCGTGCACGGCTTCCTGCAGGGGCCGACCGAGGGCAAGACGCTGTTCCAGCTCCCCGACTCGATCCTCTACCTGGGCAGCGCCCTGTGGCTCGGCCTGCCCGCGGCCATCTGGATCGCCGGGGTGCTGTTCGCGGCCGGCATCTTCGGCCTCGCCTACCTGCGGCTCGGCCGGTCCCTGTACGCCATCGGCGGCAACGTCGACGCCGCCCGCGCCGCCGGCATCCGCGTCGACCGGGTGCTGTACGGCGTGTTCATCCTCGGCGGCGTGCTCGCGGCGCTGGCCGGCGTCCTGGAGACCGGGCGCCTCGGCGCGATCGGCAACGGCATGGGCGTGGGCTGGATCTTCATGGTCTTCGCCGCGGCCGTCATCGGCGGGGTCAGCATGGACGGCGGCAAGGGCACGATCCTCGGCGCGCTCACCGGCGTGCTGGTGATCGGCCTCGTGCAGAACATCCTCACCCTCATCGGCGTCTCCGGCTTCTGGCAGCCGGTCATCTACGGCGCCATCATCCTGGTAGCGCTGATGATCAGCCGCATCGCGGGCGGAAAGGCCCAGGACTGA
- a CDS encoding sugar ABC transporter ATP-binding protein has protein sequence MNIHVEARKIVKRFGPTVALNGAEIAIAEGETHALVGRNGAGKSTLVSILTGLQRPDEGEVLFSGQPAPALADRDAWRQRVACVYQKSTIIPALTVAENLFLNRQREGRGIISWRTLRGRARDLLDTYEVDVDAQALAGDLSVEQRQLVEIARALSFGARFIILDEPTARLDGPAIERLFARMRSLREQGVTMMYISHHLDEVYEICQSVTVFRDARHIMTRPVAGLPHDELVHAMTGEATASYQARERTPAERVVLSGEGLTLAGRYRDVDLSVRSGEVVGLAGSASSGKVGLAETLVGLRKADTGTVVVNGTKVKPGDVPAAMRAGLGFVPEDRHHEGFVPLLSVGENATFPIARKLGRYGVVSPARRREKAEEMITALDIKTEGPEQPVGDLSGGNAQKVVFARALVDDPTVLVVINPTAGVDVKAKQALLGAVEDAVERGAGAVVVSDELDDLRICDRVLVMFHGAIVKDVPRGWTDHELVAVMEGMEE, from the coding sequence ATGAACATCCATGTCGAAGCCCGAAAGATCGTCAAACGCTTCGGCCCGACGGTCGCCCTGAACGGTGCGGAGATCGCCATCGCCGAAGGCGAGACCCACGCGCTCGTCGGCAGGAACGGCGCCGGGAAGTCCACCCTGGTGTCGATCCTGACCGGGTTGCAGCGGCCGGACGAGGGCGAGGTGCTGTTCTCGGGACAGCCCGCGCCCGCCCTCGCCGACCGCGACGCCTGGCGGCAGCGCGTGGCCTGCGTCTACCAGAAGTCCACGATCATCCCGGCGCTGACGGTCGCCGAGAACCTCTTCCTCAACCGGCAGCGCGAAGGACGCGGGATCATCAGCTGGCGCACGCTGCGCGGCCGCGCCCGCGACCTGCTCGACACCTACGAGGTCGACGTCGACGCGCAGGCGCTCGCCGGCGACCTCAGCGTCGAGCAGCGCCAGCTCGTCGAGATCGCGCGGGCGCTGTCGTTCGGCGCGCGCTTCATCATCCTCGACGAGCCCACCGCCCGGCTGGACGGCCCGGCCATCGAGCGGCTGTTCGCCCGCATGCGCTCGCTGCGCGAGCAGGGCGTCACGATGATGTACATCTCCCACCATCTGGACGAGGTGTACGAGATCTGCCAGAGCGTCACGGTCTTCCGTGACGCCCGGCACATCATGACCCGGCCCGTCGCCGGGCTGCCGCACGACGAGCTGGTGCACGCCATGACCGGCGAGGCCACGGCGTCGTACCAGGCGCGGGAGCGCACGCCCGCCGAGCGCGTCGTGCTGTCCGGCGAGGGCCTCACCCTGGCCGGCCGCTACCGCGACGTGGACCTCAGCGTCCGCTCCGGCGAGGTGGTCGGCCTGGCCGGCTCGGCGAGCAGCGGCAAGGTCGGCCTGGCCGAGACCCTGGTCGGGCTGCGCAAGGCCGACACCGGCACGGTCGTCGTCAACGGCACCAAGGTCAAGCCGGGCGACGTGCCCGCCGCGATGCGGGCGGGGCTCGGGTTCGTGCCCGAGGACCGGCACCATGAGGGATTCGTCCCGTTGTTGTCGGTGGGGGAGAACGCCACCTTCCCCATCGCCCGCAAGCTGGGCCGCTACGGCGTCGTGTCCCCGGCGCGCCGCCGCGAGAAGGCCGAAGAGATGATCACCGCCCTGGACATCAAGACCGAAGGGCCCGAGCAGCCCGTCGGCGACCTGTCCGGCGGCAACGCGCAGAAGGTCGTCTTCGCGCGGGCCCTCGTCGACGACCCGACGGTGCTGGTCGTCATCAACCCGACCGCCGGCGTCGACGTCAAGGCCAAGCAGGCCCTGCTCGGGGCCGTCGAGGACGCCGTCGAGCGGGGCGCGGGCGCCGTCGTGGTCTCCGACGAGCTCGACGACCTGCGGATCTGCGACCGGGTGCTGGTGATGTTCCACGGCGCGATCGTCAAGGACGTGCCGCGTGGCTGGACGGACCACGAGCTCGTGGCCGTGATGGAAGGCATGGAAGAGTGA
- a CDS encoding sugar ABC transporter substrate-binding protein, with product MKFGRVIAGAALLAVVTACGSGTTTAGGGGGGKVGIDHPRADSDFWNSYIKYVPQMAGELKVDLMPATNSQNDVSKLVNNVQALVGQGAKAIVMAPQDTGAVANTLQQLENKKIPVVTVDTRPDKGKVYMVVRADNRAYGTKACEFLGEKLGGKGKVVQLQGALSSINGRDRSEAFLECMKTKFPGITVFSEPTEWEGSKAASMLQTRLEQNPDIKGIYLHAGGVHLAPTLQVLKQKGLLLPPDDPKHIFVISNDGIPQEYEAIRKGEIDATVSQPADLYAKYALFYAKAALEGKTFKPGPTDHDSNIIQLPNGLEDQLPAPLVTKDNVDDKNLWGNQVK from the coding sequence ATGAAGTTCGGACGGGTGATCGCGGGCGCCGCCCTCTTGGCGGTCGTCACGGCGTGCGGCTCTGGAACCACGACGGCAGGCGGAGGCGGCGGCGGGAAGGTCGGCATCGACCACCCCCGGGCCGACTCCGACTTCTGGAACTCCTACATCAAGTACGTGCCGCAGATGGCCGGCGAGCTCAAGGTGGACCTCATGCCCGCCACGAACTCGCAGAACGACGTGTCCAAGCTGGTCAACAACGTGCAGGCGCTGGTCGGCCAGGGTGCCAAGGCCATCGTCATGGCCCCGCAGGACACCGGCGCGGTGGCGAACACGCTCCAGCAGCTGGAGAACAAGAAGATTCCCGTCGTCACCGTCGACACCCGGCCGGACAAGGGCAAGGTCTACATGGTCGTACGCGCCGACAACCGCGCGTACGGGACGAAGGCGTGCGAGTTCCTCGGCGAGAAGCTGGGCGGCAAGGGCAAGGTGGTGCAGCTCCAGGGCGCGCTCAGCTCGATCAACGGCCGTGACCGGTCGGAGGCGTTTTTGGAGTGCATGAAGACCAAGTTCCCCGGCATCACCGTCTTCAGTGAGCCGACGGAGTGGGAGGGCAGCAAGGCCGCGTCCATGCTGCAGACCCGCCTGGAGCAGAACCCGGATATCAAGGGCATCTACCTGCACGCGGGCGGCGTCCACCTGGCGCCGACGCTGCAGGTGCTCAAGCAGAAGGGCCTGCTCCTGCCGCCGGACGACCCCAAGCACATCTTCGTGATCTCCAACGACGGCATCCCGCAGGAGTACGAGGCCATCCGCAAGGGCGAGATCGACGCCACGGTCTCGCAGCCGGCCGACCTCTACGCCAAGTACGCGCTCTTCTACGCCAAGGCCGCGCTGGAGGGCAAGACGTTCAAGCCGGGCCCGACGGACCACGACAGCAACATCATCCAGCTCCCGAACGGCCTGGAGGACCAGCTCCCCGCGCCGCTCGTGACGAAGGACAACGTGGACGACAAGAATCTCTGGGGCAACCAGGTCAAGTAA
- a CDS encoding SDR family NAD(P)-dependent oxidoreductase yields MTPTSAGLRAVVTGGGSGIGLAAATLLAERGMTVACLDLNPPGAPFIGVKADVTDDASVRAAVAEAAERLGGIDVLVNNAGIGAQGTVEDNPDSEWQRVFDVNVFGMVRVARAALPYLRRSEHAAIVNTCSIAATAGLPQRALYSATKGAVLSLTLAMAADHIREGIRVNCVNPGTADTPWVGRLLDAAPDPEAERAALNARQPMGRLVTAEEVAAAIAYLAGPEAGATTGTALAVDGGMQGLRLRPVN; encoded by the coding sequence GTGACCCCGACAAGCGCAGGCCTGAGGGCCGTCGTGACCGGCGGCGGCTCCGGCATCGGCCTGGCGGCGGCCACCCTGCTCGCCGAGCGCGGCATGACGGTGGCCTGCCTCGACCTCAACCCGCCCGGTGCGCCGTTCATCGGCGTCAAGGCGGACGTCACGGACGACGCGAGCGTGCGGGCCGCGGTGGCCGAGGCCGCCGAGCGGCTGGGCGGCATCGATGTGCTCGTCAACAACGCCGGCATCGGAGCGCAAGGGACGGTCGAGGACAACCCGGACTCCGAATGGCAGCGGGTGTTCGACGTCAACGTGTTCGGCATGGTACGAGTGGCCCGGGCCGCTCTTCCGTACCTGCGCAGGTCGGAGCATGCCGCGATCGTCAACACCTGCTCGATCGCGGCCACCGCCGGGCTGCCCCAGCGCGCGCTCTACAGCGCGACGAAGGGCGCGGTCCTGTCGCTGACGCTGGCGATGGCGGCCGACCACATCCGCGAGGGCATTCGGGTCAACTGCGTCAACCCGGGCACCGCCGACACCCCGTGGGTCGGCCGGCTGCTCGACGCCGCCCCGGACCCGGAGGCGGAGCGGGCGGCGCTCAACGCCAGGCAGCCCATGGGCCGCCTGGTCACGGCGGAGGAGGTCGCCGCGGCGATCGCCTACCTCGCCGGCCCGGAGGCCGGCGCGACCACCGGCACCGCGCTCGCGGTGGACGGCGGCATGCAGGGGCTCCGGCTGCGGCCGGTCAACTAG
- a CDS encoding L-fuconate dehydratase, with protein sequence MTGSSEPTSRQAAQQDITAAETAQQGTAAGQVTQQGAAAGRAAGRAYRIVAMETHDVRFPTSRELDGSDAMNPDPDYSAAYVVLKTDDGHEGHGFAFTIGRGNDVQTAAIATLEPYVLGKDVEDLGALYKEMVGDSQLRWLGPEKGVMHMAISAVVNALWDLKAKRAGKPVWRLLSEMSPEEIVALVDFRYLSDALTPDEALQILRKAEGGKQERMAEIARTGYPAYTTSPGWLGYGDEKLRRLCKEAIEQGFGQIKLKVGADLEDDRRRFRIAREVCGPDFPIAIDANQRWDVGSGIEWINALREFGPHWVEEPTSPDDVLGHAAIARGIAPIPVATGEHVQNRIVFKQLLQAGAISYLQIDAARVGGVNENVAILLLAAKFGVPVCPHAGGVGLCELVQHLSMFDYVAVSGTMDGRVIEYVDHLHEHFVDPVVIRDGRYLAPSAPGFSAQMHAESIAAHLFPNGSVWRDA encoded by the coding sequence ATGACGGGCAGCAGCGAGCCGACCTCTCGGCAGGCGGCACAGCAGGACATCACGGCGGCGGAAACGGCCCAGCAGGGCACGGCGGCCGGGCAGGTGACCCAGCAGGGCGCGGCGGCCGGGCGGGCGGCCGGGCGGGCGTATCGGATCGTGGCGATGGAGACGCACGACGTCCGGTTCCCGACCTCCCGCGAGCTCGACGGCTCCGACGCGATGAACCCCGACCCCGACTACTCCGCCGCCTACGTGGTGCTCAAGACCGACGACGGTCACGAGGGCCACGGGTTCGCGTTCACGATCGGGCGCGGCAACGACGTCCAGACGGCCGCCATCGCCACGCTGGAGCCGTACGTGCTCGGCAAGGACGTCGAGGACCTCGGCGCCCTGTACAAGGAGATGGTCGGCGACTCGCAGCTCCGCTGGCTGGGGCCGGAGAAGGGCGTCATGCACATGGCGATCTCCGCCGTGGTCAACGCCCTGTGGGACCTCAAGGCGAAGCGGGCGGGCAAGCCGGTATGGCGGCTGCTGTCCGAGATGTCCCCCGAGGAGATCGTCGCCCTCGTCGACTTCCGTTACCTCAGCGACGCCCTGACCCCCGACGAGGCCCTGCAGATCCTGCGCAAGGCCGAAGGCGGCAAGCAGGAGCGCATGGCCGAGATCGCGCGGACCGGCTACCCGGCGTACACCACGTCCCCCGGCTGGCTCGGCTACGGCGACGAGAAGCTGCGGCGGCTCTGCAAGGAGGCCATCGAGCAGGGCTTCGGCCAGATCAAGCTCAAGGTCGGCGCCGACCTCGAGGACGACCGCCGCCGCTTCAGGATCGCCCGCGAGGTGTGCGGCCCCGACTTCCCGATCGCGATCGACGCCAACCAGCGCTGGGACGTCGGCTCAGGCATCGAATGGATCAACGCGCTCCGCGAGTTCGGCCCCCACTGGGTGGAGGAGCCCACCAGCCCGGACGACGTGCTGGGCCACGCCGCCATCGCCCGCGGCATCGCGCCGATCCCGGTGGCGACCGGCGAGCACGTCCAGAACCGCATCGTCTTCAAGCAGCTCCTGCAGGCCGGGGCCATCTCGTACCTGCAGATCGACGCCGCCCGCGTCGGCGGGGTCAACGAGAACGTGGCGATCCTGCTGCTGGCCGCCAAGTTCGGCGTCCCGGTGTGCCCGCACGCCGGCGGCGTCGGCCTGTGCGAGCTGGTGCAGCACCTGTCGATGTTCGACTACGTGGCGGTCAGCGGCACGATGGACGGCCGCGTCATCGAGTACGTCGACCACCTGCACGAGCACTTCGTCGACCCGGTGGTGATCCGCGACGGCCGCTACCTCGCGCCGTCCGCCCCCGGCTTCAGCGCGCAGATGCACGCGGAGTCGATCGCCGCCCACCTCTTCCCCAACGGATCGGTCTGGAGGGACGCGTGA
- a CDS encoding fumarylacetoacetate hydrolase family protein has product MVLDDAGNLRDIGEPDIDGAFLASGGVARVRAALDRGDLPVVTGEGLRVGAPVARPGKIVCIGLNYRDHAAESGAEVPAEPVVFMKAADTMVGPYDEVLIPRNSVKTDYEVELAIVIGRRARYLESRQEALEVIAGYAVANDVSEREFQLERGGQWDKGKSCETFNPLGPWLVTADEVGDPQNLSLRLWVNGELRQDGGTKDMIFDVAEIVRYLSQFMVLEPGDVINTGTPAGVAMGMPGQPYLRAGDVVELEIEGLGRQRQTVGQA; this is encoded by the coding sequence GTGGTCTTGGATGACGCCGGTAACCTGCGCGACATCGGGGAGCCCGACATCGACGGTGCTTTCCTCGCCTCAGGGGGAGTGGCGCGCGTCCGTGCCGCGCTCGACCGCGGTGACCTCCCGGTCGTGACCGGCGAGGGGCTGCGCGTGGGCGCCCCGGTCGCCCGGCCCGGAAAGATCGTCTGCATCGGCCTGAACTACCGCGACCATGCCGCCGAGTCGGGCGCCGAGGTGCCGGCCGAGCCCGTCGTCTTCATGAAGGCCGCCGACACCATGGTCGGCCCGTACGACGAGGTGCTCATCCCCCGGAACAGCGTCAAGACCGACTACGAGGTCGAACTCGCCATCGTCATCGGCCGGCGGGCCCGCTACCTGGAGAGCCGGCAGGAGGCGCTGGAGGTGATCGCCGGCTACGCGGTCGCCAACGACGTCTCCGAGCGCGAGTTCCAGCTCGAACGCGGCGGCCAGTGGGACAAGGGCAAGTCGTGCGAGACCTTCAACCCGCTCGGCCCCTGGCTGGTGACCGCGGACGAGGTGGGCGACCCGCAGAACCTGTCGCTGCGCCTGTGGGTCAACGGCGAGCTGCGCCAGGACGGCGGCACCAAGGACATGATCTTCGATGTGGCCGAGATCGTGCGCTACCTCAGCCAGTTCATGGTGCTGGAGCCGGGCGACGTCATCAACACCGGCACCCCGGCCGGCGTGGCGATGGGCATGCCGGGGCAGCCGTACCTGAGGGCCGGGGACGTGGTCGAGCTGGAGATCGAGGGCCTCGGGCGGCAGCGGCAGACGGTGGGCCAGGCATGA
- a CDS encoding cytochrome P450 → MSQVHIDLVDRDRYATAGPPHEQFAWLRANSPVHWHDGDPGFWAVTRYDDVVHISRHSDLFSSSRKLALFDELEEEQIALQRLMMLNQDPPEHTRRRSLVNRGFTPRTINALEQHIRDICDDLLDKCTGEIDFVTEVAAPLPLYVICELLGAPVSDRDKLFTWSNRMIGAQDPDYAASPEEGSGAAMEVYAYANQLAAQRKANPKNDIVTKLLQPDENGETLDENEFDLFVLLLVVAGNETTRNAASGGMLALFDHPDQWDRLVADPTLAKTAADEIVRWVSPVNLFRRTSTQDQELGGRPIKAEDKVVVFYASANRDASVFPDADVFDIGRNPNPHIGFGGGGAHFCLGNHLAKLELRILFEQLARRRPRLTQSGPASRLRSNFINGIKELPVTIS, encoded by the coding sequence GTGAGCCAGGTGCACATCGACCTCGTCGACAGGGACCGCTACGCGACCGCTGGACCACCACACGAGCAGTTCGCCTGGCTGCGCGCGAACTCCCCCGTGCACTGGCACGACGGCGACCCCGGCTTCTGGGCCGTCACGCGCTACGACGACGTCGTCCACATCTCGCGCCACTCCGACCTCTTCTCCTCCTCCCGCAAGCTCGCGCTCTTCGACGAGCTGGAGGAGGAGCAGATCGCCCTCCAGCGGCTCATGATGCTCAACCAGGACCCGCCGGAGCACACCCGGCGCCGCTCCCTGGTCAACCGGGGCTTCACCCCGCGCACCATCAACGCCCTCGAACAGCACATCCGCGACATCTGCGACGACCTCCTCGACAAGTGCACGGGCGAGATCGACTTCGTCACCGAGGTCGCCGCGCCCCTGCCCCTCTACGTCATCTGCGAGCTGCTCGGCGCGCCCGTCTCCGACCGCGACAAGCTCTTCACCTGGTCCAACCGCATGATCGGCGCCCAGGACCCCGACTACGCCGCCAGCCCCGAGGAGGGCTCGGGCGCCGCCATGGAGGTCTACGCCTACGCCAACCAGCTCGCGGCCCAGCGCAAGGCCAATCCCAAGAACGACATCGTCACCAAGCTCCTGCAGCCGGACGAGAACGGCGAGACGCTGGACGAGAACGAGTTCGACCTGTTCGTGCTCCTGCTGGTGGTCGCCGGCAACGAGACCACCCGCAACGCGGCCTCCGGCGGCATGCTCGCCCTCTTCGACCACCCCGACCAGTGGGACCGCCTCGTCGCCGACCCCACGCTCGCCAAGACCGCCGCCGACGAGATCGTCCGCTGGGTCTCGCCCGTCAACCTCTTCCGCCGCACCTCCACCCAGGACCAGGAGCTGGGCGGCCGGCCCATCAAGGCTGAGGACAAGGTCGTGGTCTTCTACGCCTCCGCCAACCGGGACGCCTCCGTCTTCCCGGACGCCGACGTCTTCGACATCGGCCGTAACCCGAACCCGCACATCGGCTTCGGCGGGGGCGGGGCCCACTTCTGCCTGGGCAACCACCTGGCCAAGCTCGAACTGCGGATCCTGTTCGAGCAACTCGCCCGCCGCCGCCCCCGCCTCACCCAGTCGGGCCCGGCGAGCCGCCTCCGCTCCAACTTCATCAACGGCATCAAGGAGCTACCTGTCACGATCAGCTGA
- a CDS encoding DUF559 domain-containing protein, with translation MTRASPQAVACRQTAAHVWGLNVLPDPAGDAWPVELIAPSHLAIPGCVTYLAPLLAEDVTEHQGVRLTTRERTALDCARWLPRMEGVAILDQFARKGVDLEALWHRPHNTWHLRDILSLADPGAASPRESWLRVILIEGGLPRPATQIAVALDGDRHAYLDLGWEEFKVAVEYDGQEHHTSPSDRQRDTDRREELRRRGWRVIAVRRDVIPGQIADLLRHVANALIESGWRPAPETTTRILRSIRAARRRERTSNSSGRGRAWSQRARRRRSDPGADWSTW, from the coding sequence GTGACGCGAGCCTCCCCGCAAGCCGTCGCCTGCCGCCAGACCGCCGCGCATGTCTGGGGCCTCAACGTCCTCCCCGACCCCGCCGGCGACGCCTGGCCGGTCGAACTGATCGCACCCAGCCACCTCGCCATCCCAGGCTGCGTCACATACCTCGCCCCGCTGCTGGCCGAAGACGTCACCGAGCACCAGGGCGTCCGCCTCACCACCAGGGAGCGCACGGCCCTCGACTGCGCCCGCTGGCTGCCCCGCATGGAAGGCGTGGCGATCCTCGACCAGTTCGCCCGCAAGGGAGTCGACCTGGAGGCGTTGTGGCACCGCCCCCACAACACCTGGCACCTCCGCGACATCCTGAGCCTGGCCGACCCGGGCGCCGCCTCCCCGAGGGAGAGCTGGCTCCGGGTGATCCTCATCGAGGGCGGCCTTCCCAGGCCCGCCACCCAGATCGCAGTCGCCCTCGACGGCGACCGTCATGCCTACCTCGACCTGGGCTGGGAGGAGTTCAAGGTCGCCGTCGAGTACGACGGCCAGGAACACCACACCTCACCCTCCGACCGGCAACGCGACACCGACCGCCGCGAAGAGCTCCGCCGCCGGGGCTGGCGTGTCATCGCCGTCCGCCGCGACGTGATCCCCGGGCAGATCGCCGACCTCCTCCGTCACGTCGCGAACGCCCTGATCGAAAGCGGCTGGCGACCGGCCCCGGAGACCACGACCCGCATCCTGCGCAGCATTCGTGCCGCCCGCCGCCGCGAACGCACAAGCAACTCCTCGGGGCGCGGCCGAGCCTGGAGCCAACGCGCCCGCCGCCGACGTTCCGACCCCGGCGCCGACTGGTCAACCTGGTAA
- a CDS encoding DUF2000 domain-containing protein has product MRFDTKIGIVVRDDLAVWQRLNVTAFLASAVAGGRPETVGEPYEDGSGVTYLPMFRQPVLVYAGGLEDLRGVREKAVGRGLDVAVYTEEMFKTGHDADNRAVVRGVESGGLLLVGVAVHGPRNAFDKTLKGLPLHP; this is encoded by the coding sequence ATGCGTTTCGATACCAAGATCGGCATTGTGGTGCGCGACGACCTCGCCGTCTGGCAGCGGCTCAACGTGACGGCGTTCCTGGCGAGCGCCGTGGCCGGCGGGCGGCCTGAGACCGTCGGGGAGCCGTACGAGGACGGGTCGGGCGTGACGTACCTGCCGATGTTCCGGCAGCCGGTGCTGGTGTACGCGGGCGGGCTGGAGGACCTGCGCGGGGTCCGGGAGAAGGCGGTCGGGCGGGGGCTGGACGTGGCCGTCTACACCGAGGAGATGTTCAAGACGGGGCACGACGCGGACAACCGGGCGGTGGTGCGGGGAGTGGAGAGCGGGGGACTGCTGCTGGTCGGGGTGGCCGTCCACGGCCCGCGCAACGCCTTCGACAAGACCCTGAAGGGCCTCCCCCTCCACCCCTGA
- a CDS encoding SRPBCC family protein — MTAPQTPEPMTLRARIPAPIAQVREALTDPAALRVWLAEHAEADLAAGRFAFWGPTTPEGDAPHQRLLHADEDALRFAWLLDGEETTTELRLEEDGPDVTSVTLSQTHFDFQDVITGKSIRGVLQTYWCLALANLAEYLEGRELTPKPDYSATGPELRAETVVEAPPAEVFASLIDSETVTKWFGFPIEIEPYVGGRFAMGGLANDPSPAKILELEPARRFSLNWGDGGIGTWELEGSGGRTRLTMVQSGFAAERPPYAAWGGILAGVAELRRYHRMSSGWRPVLEPAA; from the coding sequence ATGACCGCCCCGCAGACGCCTGAGCCCATGACCCTGCGCGCCCGCATCCCCGCCCCCATCGCCCAGGTCCGCGAGGCGCTGACCGACCCCGCCGCCCTGCGCGTCTGGCTGGCCGAGCACGCCGAGGCCGACCTCGCCGCCGGCCGGTTCGCCTTCTGGGGGCCGACCACGCCCGAGGGCGACGCGCCGCACCAGCGCCTCCTGCACGCCGACGAGGACGCGCTGCGCTTCGCCTGGCTGCTCGACGGCGAGGAGACCACGACCGAGCTCCGCCTGGAGGAGGACGGCCCGGACGTCACGTCCGTCACGCTGTCCCAGACGCACTTCGACTTCCAGGACGTCATCACCGGCAAGAGCATCCGGGGCGTGCTGCAGACGTACTGGTGCCTCGCCCTCGCCAACCTGGCCGAGTACCTGGAGGGACGCGAGCTGACGCCGAAGCCCGACTACAGCGCGACCGGCCCCGAGCTGCGCGCCGAGACCGTGGTGGAGGCCCCGCCGGCGGAGGTGTTCGCCTCGCTGATCGACAGCGAGACGGTGACGAAGTGGTTCGGCTTCCCGATCGAGATCGAGCCGTACGTGGGCGGCCGGTTCGCGATGGGCGGCCTGGCGAACGACCCCAGCCCGGCCAAGATCCTGGAGCTGGAGCCCGCGCGCAGGTTCTCCCTGAACTGGGGCGACGGCGGGATCGGCACCTGGGAGCTGGAGGGCTCGGGCGGCAGGACCCGGCTGACGATGGTGCAGAGCGGCTTCGCCGCCGAGCGGCCGCCGTACGCCGCCTGGGGCGGCATCCTGGCCGGGGTCGCTGAGCTGCGGCGCTACCACCGGATGTCCTCCGGCTGGCGGCCCGTCCTCGAGCCGGCCGCGTAG
- a CDS encoding winged helix-turn-helix domain-containing protein: MRDVLYLEAIEQAEALLKPQRVEVLRQLAEPRTCSEVAERLGQTPQRVYYHVKRLVEAGLVDQVAERKVRGISEGIYQAGARSYWLSPRLVGRIGGLRRARDELSLGYLLDLMEEVQADIAALDRAAPELPSIGLSGEIHVRPEQRQQFLTELQTLLQGLFTRYGGAEGDAFKLAVACYPKTDDRRGDDDDRPADA, from the coding sequence ATGAGAGACGTCCTGTACCTGGAAGCCATCGAGCAGGCCGAGGCACTGCTCAAGCCGCAACGCGTCGAGGTGCTGCGGCAGCTCGCCGAGCCCCGCACCTGCTCGGAAGTCGCCGAACGCCTCGGTCAGACTCCCCAGCGCGTCTACTACCACGTCAAACGACTGGTGGAGGCGGGCCTGGTGGACCAGGTGGCCGAGCGCAAGGTCCGCGGCATCTCGGAGGGGATCTACCAGGCCGGCGCGCGGTCGTACTGGCTGTCCCCCCGGCTGGTCGGCCGCATCGGCGGCCTGCGGCGCGCCCGCGACGAGCTGAGCCTCGGCTACCTGCTGGACCTCATGGAGGAGGTCCAGGCCGACATCGCGGCGCTCGACCGGGCCGCGCCCGAGCTGCCGTCCATCGGCCTGTCCGGAGAGATCCACGTACGCCCCGAGCAGCGCCAGCAGTTCCTCACCGAGCTGCAGACCCTGCTCCAGGGCCTGTTCACCCGCTACGGCGGCGCCGAGGGCGACGCCTTCAAGCTCGCCGTGGCCTGCTACCCCAAGACCGACGACCGACGAGGAGACGACGATGACCGCCCCGCAGACGCCTGA